The window AGGGCGACCTGGCACGTAACGACCGATTCCTGTGCACATGCACGCCGGGATCGGTGGAACAACGCATCTGATGTTGACTGTGAACACGCCGAGCGTGCATCCCCGTTCCCCCGCAACCGCGCATTTCGCCATTATATAATATACTCGTTTACACAGAACATTATTGTCGCAAATATGGCATTAACGTCGGAAATCAGGGGGCCGGTACTCCGTCCACCCTTGCGTGATGCGGTTTTCCAGATTTCGCTCCGGCGACGCGGCTGTTCGCGGACGAGTATTCGCCACAGCCAGTTGGCTTCGCTCGCCGGAAGTGGCCGATACGTTTCTGCTAAACGAATCCCTGTCAGAGGGAACGAACCTGCCCAGAGACTGCCTCGAGCCGTGTAACTCCGTTCTCGCGCTTTCTCTTCTTTTATTCCGCTCGGAATTATTCGACTCGGCCAGGAATTCCGTGCAATTGATCAGCTTGATACCGATAACGAGAGCGCTGCTTAAGTCTCCGCGAGTCTCTCTGATGTTTGCCGGTGCAACCACACCGAGCCATCGCCGACTACCCTCCGACTACCCTCCTCCTTCCCTGCTGCAGGTAATCATGTAACTCGATTGAAGAGAACGAGCGGGCGGCCCAATAAGAGGCTCCCTTTAATCGGGTTACTTCGTTACCCGCGTTACTCCGTTACTCGGTGCGGTGATATCAGCGGAATATCAATTGTAGTGATTAACCAAGACGCCCGTCGACGGCTGAAACTTCGCTTTCCCTCTGGGAACGACCGTGCCGTCCCGGAGCGGGGGCGAGAAGGGTTCTAGGCGGTAACATCTTTTGTCAGTGGCGAATTAGCCCCGATGGAATATTCAAATCGCGGGGTCTGCTCGAGCGGAGATCCACGGGGCATTTCAATCGCTTCCTCCGGTAAGATCCCGGATTGTTTTTCCTCCAAGCTGCCCCCGCGCTTCTCGTTGGCCGCGATTAACGATCGGGGCGCTGGGATTTCGCGGCGATCGATCCAGCCGCGACGGATTCGACGGCAATTAGCCGGGGATCGAGTGACCGTTCCAGAATGAATTATACACGGCCTCGTGATCCGGTAAAATCGGGCCCCGAGGCCACATTATAATAATGCTAGGATCACGCGGAGCCACGAGGGTGGCAAGACAGGCAAAAGAGTACGTATCGAGGCGGACCACTCGACACAGCTGTCCGTTGGAAGCGTACGAGCCCATTGTGCTGCATGCTACACGGCCTAACCAACCGTAAACGCTGAAAATCTAATCGGCGAGATTCAATTTCAAGCCGACAATGCTCGGCCGCCGCGGATTATCGATGTCTCCGGCTGTATACTTTCCAAAAATTACCCTGGGATCGGCTTTACATTCGACACGCGCCGAGGATTCGGCGAGCTGCCTCGAATCGCGTTAATGGTGCTCCTTCCGTGCAGCAGCCACACGTGTCGCCAGTGTGTCGAGCCGACGAACACGTCGTACGAATATCTCGAATGGTTCAGATTTCAGAGTATTTAGAGTTTGGTTAAAAGTTTCCAAGCGGAACGTCACGCGGAACCCGCGCTCCTCGCTCCAACTCTGTACTTGCATGGATTCTAATTACACCACAATCCTATTCCCTCGTTTACTTTCCTCCCTTCCAATGGCAGAAAACACGCGCGAGCAACGTGTCAACCTTTCCATTAGCGTATCTTCCGCGGTCGCCGACAAATCCTACTAATCCCCGTTCACGAATTCTGCCGGGGATTCCGGACGGTTCGCGCGTATCGCGTTTTCGAATTTCCATCAAAATGGTCGAATcgccttttttcccccctctcGGCCTGAAAGGAACGGGGATGTCGTATTAGGCGGGGTGAATTATCGCAGAATCAAAATAATTCGATAGATGGGGTGCCGTGTATTACCAGAGGGGTGGCCATTTCTGCACGCTGGGGTGCCAAAACATCCACCGTTCCTCGACAAAATATTGTCGATCCAAACTATCTCTCCttgaattttctatgaaaaatcgCAACTACGTTCGATAATTAATCGTCTCTCAAAAACTCCTACTACTGTCGCATTCTTTCGGTACTTACCAGCGAAGAAACAATCCACGATTCCGTTCGCGCGTATTTGAGTGTCATTTGTGGGGGAGCCGTCAATACTTGTGCGACCAAAGCCTCTCGTATTTATTCATTTGAGCTAATTTTTTGGGCGTGGAACCGCCTATTAGATTGTCGTGTTGTGCTGCGGGGCAGATTGATGCCGTGGCCTGGAAAAAGTAGCCGAGACAGCTGCCAGGACTCGTCTGATTCGCAGCGTTCCGACGATAACGATAACGCCTAATGCCCACTTGCTTGGAAAGCGATCCAAGCGATCGGCTAAACTGAAGAACGAGGAATGACACTGGATGAGAGAGGTCGAGCTGCGATGAGAGTCGTATTTAAAATGCAGAAAGGCAAACGGTGGCGTGTCAAGAGCCGTCAGGTGGCCGGTTTAAACGGCACAATGGCTCAATTCGGGGCGAAAATCCGCCGGCTAAATCTCCCATTCAAATGCGATCTCTATCCCCTGCGTCAAATGGGACCTAAGTAGCTACTTAGTTGCACATTTGGCTTGAAATTTTCGATACCCCTCGTCGACGAAGAGGTGGTCCCGTCGTGCGGCGTAGCGCGAGTACGGCTGTGCTCGCGATCTTATCTTCTCTCGGCGATAGAAGCACACTGTGCAGTATGTATAATGCGTACCTGGTCGCGTCACGCTAATCTGTTTCAAATTCGCTCGGCCTTATGGCGGCTATTATGTTACATACTCTTATGGAGGCGCGAGCCTCCGTGCCTCGATTCGAACGGAGCGAACGAATCGTTATTACTTTCTAACGCACCTTTTGATTCTCCTGTTTAAAAGAAAAGCGCAGCCGCGTATCGCTTCGTTACCCCCGATGATAGGTAAATGCAGGGAGATAGCCCTCGTTAGGCCGTTCAACTTTTTCCGCCGTCAATTGCAGCTGCCGGCCTTTCCAATCGTTAAAACCATTGTCAAACCGTGCCTCGGCATCGAGTCGTTGCCAAAGGGAGCGGGGGAAAGTCGGTAATGAAATCGACATCAATCAGTTGGCGAATTGTTTCGTATGAATTCGCGGTTAACAAAGTTTCCGCTCCAGGGCATATAATTCCGAGCGATCGGGCCACGAGAGGGTCCCTCGGTTAGCCGATACTACCGCCACGACGAGGATAATTAGTTTTAATTGCCCCCGCGGCCGAAACTTATCCCTCCCCGTTGACGCATTAAGACCAAAGTTAGACGGGCCACAGGAGGTTTAGGTTTTGCGAAGCGTGAGCAGGTAAGGTATACACGTACTACGTGACACGGTTGGTAAACCCAAAGCTGGCTTTGTTAAGCTCGGATTCTGAGTGCCTTTGATACGTGTACTTGCACGCTAACTAACCAACCTAAGCTATCCGCAACGGGTACGCGGGCTGTGCGTGTGTTGCACGGCTCTCTGTGTCCCACGAACCAGGGACGTCTAGCCCCAGCTTCGCCCAAATTTCACAGCGTCCCAAATTTTCGATAGATCCAGTAAACAGATTCTAGAGATAAAATTTCTAGCCGGCCAAAGGCGACAGCTACTTAGTTTTCCCTCCAAGACTAGGGACTAACTGTTTCACTGATCCATCCACACTTCTGTGATAGTACGTATCGCTATGTAATTGTTTGCAAAGGATGTGCAGAAACCACCAATCTTTCGATTACCCATCTGGCATGCACTGGCGTATGTGTATGAATTGAAAAGTGATGCGTAGTATGTGCATTCAGATGAGCTCGTAGGAGCCCAGTGATCCGACGTCCCTGTCTTTCACCTACGTTACCCTCCGCCTCCTCTATGCGAGTATCACCTACACGTGCGCGATACATTTCCAActgggaattgaatttccttgGTAATTTTAATGCCATTGTGGCTCAAGGGGTGGAGAGAGGCACCGAGACAGAGGGTAACAAACATAGCCGCAGAGCGTGCATCCCCTAACCACCTCGTAGACGCAAAATTTAGTTGGAGACGAATACGATATCCTTGCTGCTCCCGCGTGCTCCTTCTCTCCAAATCATTCAACTACCTTGCCTGCTTTTTCGAATTGGATATTCTGCGTTCCCGATAGTTGATGGTGTTTTATCAGAGAACAACGCAGTCGAAATTCCGTTGTTTGGTGTTTCAAGCTGGATCGTTGACGGATCTTTATTTCCGGAATTTTATCGGATGCCAGAAAGCCGTAGGATACAAAGCCAAAGCGTCATAACCACTTAAGGAAGCCCTAGCCAAAGTTGCAACACAATCTTCCTCGATGGAGTAAGCGGATTTTCCCACCATCAAGTGCTCCCTGTTATATCTTTATAAATGGAAGCACTCGAGGCTGTATGGAAAAGCGACGGCTCGTATCACTCACCGGATTTGCAAACTTACGCCTTTATTGTAGACCAGGCGAAATTTTCGCGAACTGAACAGTAAAAGTTGTTCTTATACCGTGGGATTAACATAATCTTCGAAATCGATACGGCAGAAGTTTATATATTCGTATAATGGAGAACGACTCAAATATCTACCGTTTTGCAATTAACAAGTATCTTTTTTTATGGCCTCTTGCTCAATAAGCtgaattaatagaaaaattgtTACACCCTTATGCGCGCATACAGATCATCATTATGGTATATCAGTTCATTATTGATAGATCATAATGATATTTCACTGTCATCTATGGGTACATAATGTTTCTACATGATTTGCGGTCTGTACTATCCCAGAGAAGGTAAAGAATCTACCTTAGCGCCCAATGCCAATTAATGTCTCGCTAACTAATTTATCGACTTATCTCCGAAGCTTATTAAGCTGCGCCACCTTGCCCTTCGAGATTGATAcattctattttaatttaatttttttcgaattcgattacaaaataatttcgatagtttaataaaagtatttaaaacaTTCAAAGTATTACTTCCTTCATTACCAATTGCAGGATTTAGTTTTATGTAACACGGAAATGGAAAGGGTCAAAGAATTTACAGTAGATGTCACGCCTATCCAGTATCATATAGAGACACTACGAGCCACTGTCCGCCATGTTTGGGCTAAAtcctacgagagagaaagagatatacactCTTAacacaactcttacgtttatggcggtattttactcctgtttacttcacgtaaatagctatatacataggtatatcaagAACTAAAATAGTATACAATTAGAATAGTacaacaaaaaacattttttattaacttagcaaacatatatttttcaaaaaatgtgttacaattaagattagtataattgacagatttaaaaatcagcgggaatagacCAAAAATGACGGACCAATCAAAATTTACCTTCTCGTGGCCAGACTCTGATTATAGAGTCTCTAGTATCATAGTCTGCGCCTATCCCATACTTCGTTTGTGGTTGCTGCCTGCGGTGGTACCGTGTATTTTTAGTTGCGTGAATTTTCAGCATTCCACGCAACATGTTGGAAAAAACGTCTGCCACTGATAATAATCAATTGTCCAAAGAGGATTACTTAATTATGCGTGCTAAAGATGCGCTGCCAGTCGACATTTACGCAGCTAAATCCTGGTTAATTACAGCCAAATCCTTGTTCCCTCATAGCGCGAAGGTTCAGGTTAGCATCCATGTTTACTGATTCACATTTGTCAGTTTCTGCGACGAGTAGCGGGCAATCGAATTTGCAGTAATAACGTGTATCGTCTGCCTTGTAGTTTGAGGCGTATCGGATtgagaagctttcgaaaaatgtGAAGGAAGCGGCTAAATGTTTTAGCGAGATGTAAGTGGTGTTCAAATCATACATTATAGTAGGACACGTTTGAGAAACGTAGCTTTCACACGCACCTAAACAATCATTTAAATGGGAGAATAGATTTCAGAATTTTCCAGATGATCGTGACATATGGAAAGAGATCGAAACAGTGACGGCGTGTCTCCGTTTGGAACAATCCGATCCGGAAGCAGAATTTCTATGTCAAATGTTCCAACACATACCTCAGGAACTTCAACACAGATTGCTCATTATGACCGCTGATCATAGCGAGGATACGATGGAGCATTGTAAACTATTGCTGCTGTTATTACGAAGATTTCCCCAAACTATAGCCACTCACGGAGTAAGCATCTCGAGTTAACGAGTTCGAGATACTTGTATTCGTTGTTTCGCTTCTTAGCTCATTGCATTTTCAGCCTCGCTTAGTAGAAACTCTTCTAACCGCAGAGAAACACAGTCAACCCGGACGCGCGGTAAACGGATTTAGGAGGCTACTGGCGTGCGACGCCTTGCCACTTCTTGGCACTGCGCCGGTAGAACTGAATCCACGGCTCAGCCTGAGGCTGCTCTGCAAAGCGGTAGAATTTTACTTGGCGTATATACAGCAGCCACAGGACAATCAAATTCAACATCCATGGGATAAGCTATTTCAAGTGGTAGAATTAATTGGGAAGAAGTTGGGCTGGGAGCTGAGTAGCTTGTTCTCGGTAGCTTGGAATAGAGATACATATTGCGAAAGACTTCATCAGTATGCGGTTGCCCATGCAGCGAATTTATGCGAGGAACTGGTTGTTAGGCAGCTGTTAATGTGTACTGTTGtggtattactgcggatattaAACGAGCATAATTCGCTTATTAATAACGATGAAACTGTGTATTGTCTGGTAGAAGCGTTTGGGGAATGCGTGCACTCGCCGACAGGTGAGACAACCACGCGTAGTTTACTGATTCATGAGTTTCTCTGTTTATATCTTTAATGCGTTCGTCTTGATCGTAAACAgaattgaaattaaagaaacgaaaaagGGAGGACAATGGAGGGATTGCAGTAACAAGCGATGGTGACTACAGCGGTAATGGTTTGGCATTGGCTGTAAAGTTGTGGGATCTGTTGCATAGTAGCGACTACCTGCAAAGAGAAATAGGGAAACTAAACCAACAGCTTCGATTAGATACGTGGCTGAATTGGTTTCTAACGGATTTAGCTGTGTACAAAGGGTTGCACCATGAAGTGCTAGCAAGATTGTCGCAAGAAGCGGGTGGTTTATCTGTTCACCTTCGTTTAGCGAGCACATGCTTTTTCTTGAAAGATTATAAGGTACACTCGCGCGTTGCTCGTATATTTATCTCGTAAGAATTGTTCTATGTGTTAATACTTTTTAAGGGGATGTTAGAATACATAGTATTAGTAGTTAGTGCGTTGCCATCAGCGTCTGGAAAAATATCTCACAATTTAACAGTCCCTTGTGCGAGGCATTTACATTATTTAACGCTTGCACGCTTTCCCGTCATACAGTATTGTTGCAGGCTACTTCTTTCAGCGATAAAGGTAATCGGAATGAAGTTGAAGTCAAGTTTGTTCCAATTACCTTTGTATGCTGACGGTCTTTGTTTTTGAaggaaaacttttctttacccGGTGGCGTGGGGGATTTGGCCATAGGACATGCATTGGTGTTAATGCAAATCGATTGGCCGCAAGAAGCTACTACTTTATCAACAATTACGGAGAGGATAATCAATCGCGGATCTTTCGCTTATCCATTATTCCAAGCGTACATTATATGCGTGGATATCTTGGAGGAGCTGACGTATCTGTGGACGGAACACGGGGGCGGTGTATCTTTGGACATAGCCGCGGGATCGGGAGTTTTACAAAGTATATgttgtttcacatatgctgtacttttttatacatttattcGCATTACatcattgtaaaaaatattacagatCGACGCATCACTACCCGCGGAGCCGACAAAGGCGTTCGCGAAGAAGTGAAACAAGCGATGCGTCGGCAAGCAGCTCGAGATGGAATCGATCCTCTGGATGAGTTATTGCAAAAGTTCATTATTACCGAAAAATCCGCCATTTTGCACAGTTTAATCATTCAATAAATTATCTCAACCTTCCTCTCGGTAACAGATTCATAATTTGAATAGaatcgtataattttttatttaaaaatatacacacGATTTTCTTTAAAGCCAACTTTAATGTTTTATATACACggtatattaaaaagaaaagttgGTGTGTAACAATGTCTATAGGAATATGTTAGACGCTCTCTGCTCCGATATTTCTTCCTACTTTTTACATAATAACCTCTTTAGCCATACAGGGTTAACAGTACATGGTTATCGAACTTCGATAAGCCATATTCGAATATAGAATGACACAATTAAGCGATAAAGTTCGTACAGAAATAGTCACCACTATCCATACTGCACTGGATATTATGGGAACTTGATGCAACATAAGTATCTCGTTTAGTAAGGATATTAAGGATTATAAAAATCTCAAATTATAAAAAGGAATAAGTAAACATTTCAAGTTTCGTATATTGCATTCTATCTAATGTAGACATTTAATTGAAGGGCACTTAGCAGTAATACTTTGATACCAGGCATAAAAGACGATATTTCACTAAAATCTGGCCCTGACACCAACAGCATATGAAGATCTAAGCCTCCGACGTAGTTCCCGCTTTGTACCATCTGGGATATTTTGTGCAGTACTTGCAAAGTGTTCTGGGACAACTATAAAATACATGTGAATGTTTATAGGCCATGTTTCGAAGCCGATAATTGTATACTATAAAGTAAGAAAGTAACGTACCTTGTTTTCTCTAAGGCAATCGTACAACATTTCGAGTTTCTTCGACACatcttctatttttcttttgatttgctgggaaaataagaaaagttcgATTATCTTCAGTGTAATCTAACTGTACGGTTATAAAAAGAAAGATTCGGCTTACCGGATTCTTAGCATTCTCATAACACTGATTCTTCAATTCATCGAATACTGTCTTTAAATGTATATGTTGTTCCGGTATCGGTGCTTTCGGCTTCTCAGGTTCGACCGCAACGCCGAGTGTTGCAGGTTGCAACGGTTCCGCTGGTTTGGCAAATTGGGCGCCCATACTCTGAATGTTCTGATTATACTGCTGTGGATTGTAGGGTCCTTGCGGGTCAGGATAATATTTTTCTTGGGGCAAAACCTGAAAAGAtcagagaaaaataatatttgaatacttaatatTTTACACACTTTTAATGCCATTACTTACATGCTGCTCTGGCTGAGGTGCAGCACCTCTCAATGGATGCAAAATGGGGTTTTGATGCTGGTAATCCGGTTTCGACTGCTGCACAAAATGTAAAATTGTTATGCTTAAAACCAACACCCTTCTCTTATCAATTAATTGTAGCAACAACATTAGCGATAAGTAAGTACATGTTGTGATATGTGTAACATTCGCGGTACATGAACTTTTCTATGAAGCGGTTGGAAATGTCCTTGTGTATCTCACACTGTGGTATTAGTTTATTTAATCTCACACGAAACTGAAACTGTTATTTGCGATcgattacatcgaacttttAAACGTAACATAAGGGGAGTACATTTTGCTAAAAGGTAGATAGCAATCGTGAAACAGTGGAAACTGCACTCAATCTCTGATAGTTGTCTACCTTCGTATTCACATTCTTCGAATGTTTTTCTTTCCATTTCCTGGTGCCAGCATGCTCCGCAGACATTTCATTTTTGTTGTATAATGCCAGTACTGGCTATATTATTTGAATGCATGTATCATCAGTACAATGTTTGTAACGCTTCATCAATTGCATGACTAGTTGTCTTAACACGTAACCTGACGTATACTAGTAGATAAAACATATTAAAATAGTTACTTGTGCTCGGGACGGTTTTGCGATTGGTGGGTCATTCCATCCGGCAGGTTGCAGTGGCGCTTGATAGATGCTCTCGTTTCCATACATTTGGGTTTGTGGGTGCGGTTGCGATCTAATTGGCTCGTACATTTGGCTTTGTTGCTGACTCTGCAACGGTGATAATATGCTAGGCTGAACTTGTTTAAACGGTTCCGGGTCTTTCGGAGTAGTTGAGAAACTTTGTCCAGGGTATGCAGTTGTAGCCACAGGAACTTGCGGTTGGTAGGTGTTTAGCGACGAGTAGCCTGGTAGTGGAGGAATTTGATTACTATACGGCGATGCCTGCTGAGGGAAACCAGTCTGGCCATACGTTGCAGTAGATTTTACGGATGGATCTATAAGATATTTTGATCTCGCCTGAGGACCGACACTAGGTGGTCGGGATCCAATTCCGCTTGATCCAGTTGTAGGAGGTGGCGGAGGAGGTGGTTGAGAAACAGGTGCGGAAGTGTAAGAGTGGGATGTTTGATACTGATCGTATTGCATGGATTGTATTTGCGGTTGAAGAGGGGATAATCCGAAaggttgctgttgctgttgagCATTAAACGGATTTGTAGATGGCACGAAAGACTGTTTCGCAGGAGGAGCGTTCGTATCGGCGAAAGGCCGTGCTTGTTCCCTTGCAACAAGTAATGGATTTTGTACAGTCTGTACGGGTCTCCTTGTTTGATCGTAATAATTCTGTTGCATCGCTGGCGCTCTCGCCATGCTTTTAGGTTCTTGAATATAGCCTAAGGCTCTGCACAGGCGGTCTTTCAACATTACGATTTTTTCATCTTGGCTATTTCCGAGATAATTCAGCGCAGCATCAAGATCTCCCTCTGACGCCAACATCTCAGCATAATGAGATAAAACGTTGGCAATCTTTCCTTCTATCTGTATATCTCTGATACCTTGCATTTCCAGAGCTTTTTGCATTATCATTACTAGTTCCACTACTTCTTGAATATCAACATTCGAGGATTCGATCATTTTATTCAGATTACCGGAACAGATGTAACAAATCTGAGCTTCCTCTTTCAGGGTTTGATCGTCGCACGATGCCAAACGATCTCCAAGCATATCTGCGGCATACGAAATAGATTGAGAATTATACGTCATATGTTTCTGCGCTtccaaaaaattcataatttcATTCATACCGCACAAAGTAGATCGTTCTTGTGGGGTGGAATGAGTAAAGATTCCAATCAGTACTTCTTTCCAGCAGTTAATGTCGGTATTTTTAACAACCTCGGCCCAATTTTCACTAACCAATGAATTGATAAGAGAATTCAGAGCACCAGAATGCTCCGAGAAGTATCTGTACTGGGTACGCGCCAGTAAATCGGGTCCAGCAGCCATTGAAAGAATTACCGCATCCGCGTATCTTTTATTGTCAAAGCATAAGGATACCGCAGCTTCGATGTTTCCTAAGAGGATTGCTTGGGTAATAAGCCCATCCTCATCTGTAAAATACATTAGATTAGCATTTCGTTAACAAatcataaaataaatgaaaagataAATTCTCAAGCGAAATTGTAAAATCACCATCGGATAGATTTAATTGAAAGTTGTTATCCTTGGCCGCAACCGCGGCTGTCTTTTTACACTGTTCTTGTGCGATAGCGTCGAATGCCGCGCTTCCATCTATAATATTTCCATTAAGTACCTAAAGCAATTACATTTCGTAATCTCAGAGATATTTTCTTATTTACTCAAagcactttaaattatttaaactgaAACGTACATTATTCATATTTCCAACCCCTTCTGTAATGTTGTTTATGTCATCGATAGAAACGAACTGGTTCAATTTATTATTCATCGTTTCCACGTCATATCCCAGTAATTCCAATATTTCTTTCGTCACATTCTCGCCGAAGTATGCTCCCACACAATTCCATATCTTTTTCCTATGCAAGTCACTCGTATTGTCGGCCTTTCCTTTACAGTAATCACTGTACTGCTCAGTTTTAAGAACCTCCTCCAACTCGTTAGAACGTTGAATTAAAGTCGGCTGCGTGATTACTTGCGATATAATAACTCTTTTATTTGAATTCAGCGGCATATTGGGATCCACAGGCTCGTTTTCAAATATTGTCAGTTTACCACCGAACTGAAA is drawn from Andrena cerasifolii isolate SP2316 chromosome 8, iyAndCera1_principal, whole genome shotgun sequence and contains these coding sequences:
- the Ints10 gene encoding integrator complex subunit 10 — translated: MLEKTSATDNNQLSKEDYLIMRAKDALPVDIYAAKSWLITAKSLFPHSAKVQFEAYRIEKLSKNVKEAAKCFSEIFQNFPDDRDIWKEIETVTACLRLEQSDPEAEFLCQMFQHIPQELQHRLLIMTADHSEDTMEHCKLLLLLLRRFPQTIATHGPRLVETLLTAEKHSQPGRAVNGFRRLLACDALPLLGTAPVELNPRLSLRLLCKAVEFYLAYIQQPQDNQIQHPWDKLFQVVELIGKKLGWELSSLFSVAWNRDTYCERLHQYAVAHAANLCEELVVRQLLMCTVVVLLRILNEHNSLINNDETVYCLVEAFGECVHSPTELKLKKRKREDNGGIAVTSDGDYSGNGLALAVKLWDLLHSSDYLQREIGKLNQQLRLDTWLNWFLTDLAVYKGLHHEVLARLSQEAGGLSVHLRLASTCFFLKDYKGMLEYIVLVVSALPSASGKISHNLTVPCARHLHYLTLARFPVIQYCCRLLLSAIKENFSLPGGVGDLAIGHALVLMQIDWPQEATTLSTITERIINRGSFAYPLFQAYIICVDILEELTYLWTEHGGGVSLDIAAGSGVLQNRRITTRGADKGVREEVKQAMRRQAARDGIDPLDELLQKFIITEKSAILHSLIIQ